The following coding sequences lie in one Quadrisphaera setariae genomic window:
- a CDS encoding ATP-binding cassette domain-containing protein — MTAAAHARADSHDLIRVVGARENNLRDVTVELPKRRLTVFTGVSGSGKSSLVFATIAAESQRLINETYPAFLQGFMPSRARPDVDVLEGLTTAIIVDQERMGTNPRSTLGTATDVNALLRILFSRLGTPHIGSPQAFSFNTATASGKGAVTVEKADGKSVQRKSFTVTGGMCVRCEGRGTVSGFDLDALVDRDKTIDEGAVTIPGYTMDGWYGRIFRATGLFPTDAPIRDFTPEQLHALLHSEPTKVKVEGINLTFTGLIPSIQKSFLSKDVEGMQPHVRAFVERAVTFTPCPDCGGTRLNDLARSPKVAGLSIADVCAMQVSDVAAWVRELRAAPSSRTVAPLLDGLQDTLDAFTRIGLGYLSLDRSSGTLSGGEAQRVKLIRHLGSALTDVTYVFDEPTVGLHPHDIGRMNELLLQLRDKGNTVLVVEHKPEVIAVADHVVDLGPRAGSAGGQVVFEGTVEQLRASDTLTGRHLDDRATLKTTTRTPTGVVEIRGASAHNLQGVDVDVPLGVLCVVTGVAGSGKSSLVHGALSPREGVVTVDQAAIRGSRRSNPATYTGLLEPVRKAFAKANGVKPALFSPNSEGACPACSGAGVIFTDLPTSGTVSTPCEACEGRRFQASVLELTLGGAREDGGRDIGEVLSMPVTDALSFFSAGASRVPAAAAVLERLVDVGLGYLTLGQPLTTLSGGERQRLKLAVHMGEKGSTYVLDEPTTGLHLADVAQLLALLDRLVDSGRSVVVIEHHQAVMAHADWVIDLGPGAGHDGGRVVFEGTPADLVAARSTLTGRHLADYVGA; from the coding sequence GTGACCGCCGCAGCTCACGCACGCGCCGACAGCCACGACCTCATCCGGGTGGTGGGCGCCCGCGAGAACAACCTGCGCGACGTCACGGTCGAGCTGCCCAAGCGCCGCCTGACGGTGTTCACGGGCGTGTCGGGGTCGGGCAAGAGCTCGCTGGTGTTCGCGACCATCGCCGCGGAGAGCCAGCGGCTCATCAACGAGACCTACCCCGCCTTCCTGCAGGGGTTCATGCCCAGCCGGGCCCGGCCCGACGTCGACGTCCTGGAGGGGCTGACGACGGCGATCATCGTCGACCAGGAGCGCATGGGCACCAACCCGCGCTCCACCCTGGGCACCGCCACGGACGTCAACGCGCTGCTGCGCATCCTCTTCAGCAGGCTCGGCACGCCGCACATCGGCTCCCCGCAGGCGTTCTCGTTCAACACGGCCACCGCCAGCGGCAAGGGCGCCGTCACCGTCGAGAAGGCGGACGGCAAGAGCGTGCAGCGGAAGAGCTTCACCGTGACCGGCGGCATGTGCGTGCGCTGCGAGGGCCGCGGCACGGTGAGCGGGTTCGACCTCGACGCCCTGGTCGACCGCGACAAGACCATCGACGAGGGCGCCGTCACCATCCCCGGCTACACGATGGACGGCTGGTACGGCCGCATCTTCCGCGCCACCGGCCTGTTCCCCACCGACGCGCCGATCCGCGACTTCACCCCCGAGCAGCTGCACGCGCTGCTGCACTCCGAGCCCACCAAGGTGAAGGTCGAGGGCATCAACCTCACCTTCACCGGCCTCATCCCCTCCATCCAGAAGTCCTTCCTGTCCAAGGACGTCGAGGGCATGCAGCCGCACGTGCGCGCGTTCGTGGAGCGCGCGGTGACGTTCACGCCGTGCCCGGACTGCGGGGGCACCCGCCTCAACGACCTCGCGCGCTCGCCGAAGGTCGCGGGGCTGTCCATCGCGGACGTGTGCGCGATGCAGGTCAGCGACGTCGCCGCCTGGGTGCGCGAGCTGCGCGCCGCCCCCAGCTCGCGGACCGTGGCGCCGCTGCTGGACGGCCTGCAGGACACGCTGGACGCGTTCACGCGCATCGGGCTGGGCTACCTCAGCCTCGACAGGTCCTCCGGCACGCTCTCCGGCGGCGAGGCGCAGCGCGTCAAGCTCATCCGCCACCTCGGGTCGGCGCTCACCGACGTGACGTACGTCTTCGACGAGCCGACCGTGGGGCTGCACCCGCACGACATCGGCCGCATGAACGAGCTGCTCCTGCAGCTGCGCGACAAGGGCAACACCGTGCTCGTGGTCGAGCACAAGCCCGAGGTGATCGCCGTGGCCGACCACGTGGTCGACCTGGGGCCGCGCGCCGGCAGCGCCGGCGGGCAGGTGGTCTTCGAGGGCACGGTGGAGCAGCTGCGGGCCAGCGACACCCTCACGGGCCGCCACCTCGACGACCGCGCCACGCTCAAGACGACGACGAGGACGCCGACGGGGGTCGTCGAGATCCGCGGCGCGAGCGCCCACAACCTGCAGGGCGTCGACGTCGACGTCCCCCTCGGCGTGCTGTGCGTGGTGACGGGCGTGGCCGGCTCGGGCAAGAGCTCGCTCGTGCACGGCGCCCTGTCACCGCGGGAGGGCGTGGTGACGGTCGACCAGGCCGCGATCCGCGGCTCGCGGCGCTCCAACCCGGCCACGTACACGGGCCTGCTGGAGCCCGTGCGCAAGGCGTTCGCCAAGGCCAACGGCGTGAAGCCCGCTCTGTTCAGCCCCAACTCCGAGGGCGCCTGCCCGGCCTGCAGCGGCGCCGGGGTGATCTTCACCGACCTGCCGACGTCGGGCACGGTGTCGACACCGTGCGAGGCGTGCGAAGGCCGCCGGTTCCAGGCCTCCGTGCTCGAGCTCACGCTCGGCGGGGCTCGCGAGGACGGTGGGCGCGACATCGGCGAGGTGCTGTCGATGCCGGTGACCGACGCGCTGTCCTTCTTCTCCGCCGGAGCCTCCCGCGTGCCGGCGGCGGCCGCGGTGCTGGAGCGGCTGGTGGACGTGGGCCTCGGCTACCTGACGCTGGGGCAGCCGCTGACCACGCTGTCCGGCGGGGAGCGCCAGCGGCTGAAGCTGGCCGTGCACATGGGCGAGAAGGGCAGCACCTACGTGCTGGACGAGCCGACGACGGGCCTGCACCTGGCCGACGTCGCCCAGCTGCTGGCCCTGCTCGACAGGCTGGTCGACTCCGGCCGGTCGGTGGTGGTGATCGAGCACCACCAGGCGGTCATGGCGCACGCCGACTGGGTCATCGACCTGGGACCGGGCGCCGGGCACGACGGCGGGCGCGTGGTCTTCGAAGGCACTCCCGCCGACCTGGTGGCCGCCCGGTCGACGCTGACCGGGCGGCACCTCGCCGACTACGTGGGCGCCTGA
- a CDS encoding DedA family protein: protein MRDDVGSLLDPQQLLGSFGAVGLFVVLFAETGLLVGFFLPGDSLLFSAGILAATPVSSATHLPLTSALVAAAAGALLGAQTGYLIGRRAGPPLLHRNDRPRVHAGVVRAQGVLDRYGHRKAIVLARFIPVVRTLMNPLAGAVGVPAGLFATWQVVGGLVWSLGVTLLGYLLGTRIPGIERYVLPVIVVVVVVSLVPVALELLKTRRRPTGGPAQGPSER from the coding sequence GTGCGAGACGACGTGGGCAGCCTGCTCGACCCCCAGCAGCTGCTGGGCTCCTTCGGGGCGGTGGGGCTGTTCGTCGTCCTGTTCGCCGAGACCGGGCTCCTGGTCGGCTTCTTCCTCCCGGGCGACTCGCTCCTGTTCAGCGCGGGCATCCTCGCCGCCACGCCGGTCAGCAGCGCCACGCACCTGCCGCTGACGTCAGCGCTGGTCGCGGCCGCGGCGGGGGCGCTCCTGGGGGCGCAGACGGGGTACCTCATCGGCCGCCGCGCCGGACCGCCGCTCCTCCACCGGAACGACAGGCCGCGCGTGCACGCGGGCGTGGTGAGGGCGCAGGGGGTGCTGGACCGGTACGGCCACCGCAAGGCCATCGTGCTGGCGCGCTTCATCCCGGTGGTCCGCACGCTCATGAACCCGCTGGCGGGTGCGGTGGGCGTCCCCGCGGGCCTGTTCGCCACCTGGCAGGTGGTGGGCGGACTGGTGTGGTCACTGGGGGTGACCCTGCTGGGGTACCTGCTGGGGACGCGCATCCCGGGGATCGAGCGCTACGTGCTGCCGGTGATCGTCGTCGTCGTGGTGGTCTCGCTGGTGCCGGTGGCACTGGAGCTGCTGAAGACCCGCCGGAGGCCGACCGGGGGGCCGGCGCAGGGGCCGTCCGAGCGGTAG
- a CDS encoding aldo/keto reductase, with amino-acid sequence MKTRAIGDRTVSEIGLGGMPMSIEGRPDRERSIATIHASLEAGVTFIDTADAYHLHADEVGHNEELIAEALRSWGGNAGGVLVATKGGHLRPGDGSWTQDGRPEHLKEAAKASAKRLGVEAIGLYQFHRPDPSVPYADSVGALVELLDEGVIQMAGISNADPAQIREANDVLGGRLVSVQNQFSPAFRSSLPELELCAELGIAFLPWSPLGGISSAAELGGSHAAFKEVADERGVSPQQVALSWELSLGDVVIPIPGSSRPETARASAEASELVLTADEVNRLSAA; translated from the coding sequence GTGAAGACCCGCGCCATCGGCGACCGCACCGTCTCGGAGATCGGGCTCGGCGGCATGCCGATGTCCATCGAGGGCCGCCCGGACCGCGAGCGCTCGATCGCCACCATCCACGCCTCCCTCGAGGCGGGGGTGACCTTCATCGACACCGCTGACGCCTACCACCTGCACGCCGACGAGGTCGGCCACAACGAGGAGCTCATCGCCGAGGCCCTGCGCTCCTGGGGCGGGAACGCCGGCGGCGTGCTCGTGGCCACCAAGGGCGGGCACCTGCGCCCCGGGGACGGCTCGTGGACCCAGGACGGCCGCCCCGAGCACCTCAAGGAGGCCGCCAAGGCGTCGGCGAAGCGCCTGGGCGTGGAGGCGATCGGCCTCTACCAGTTCCACCGCCCCGACCCGTCCGTGCCCTACGCCGACTCGGTCGGTGCGCTCGTGGAGCTGCTCGACGAGGGCGTCATCCAGATGGCTGGCATCTCCAACGCCGACCCGGCGCAGATCAGGGAGGCGAACGACGTGCTGGGCGGTCGCCTGGTGAGCGTGCAGAACCAGTTCTCCCCGGCGTTCCGCTCGTCGCTGCCAGAGCTCGAGCTGTGCGCCGAGCTCGGCATCGCGTTCCTGCCGTGGAGCCCGCTGGGCGGCATCTCGAGCGCCGCGGAGCTGGGTGGCTCGCACGCGGCGTTCAAGGAGGTCGCCGACGAGCGCGGGGTGAGCCCGCAGCAGGTGGCGCTCTCGTGGGAGCTGTCCCTCGGCGACGTGGTCATCCCGATCCCGGGCTCCAGCCGCCCGGAGACGGCGCGCGCGTCAGCGGAGGCGTCCGAGCTGGTGCTCACCGCCGACGAGGTCAACCGCCTCTCCGCCGCCTGA
- a CDS encoding TetR/AcrR family transcriptional regulator: MTSTPTAGQEPPRGYAKGRLRREEILDTARALFGEVGYRSASLREIAARCGISHPGLLHHFPTKEALLEAVLQRRDAVSEERFGVVRARGTEALRALVEIVAANAAEPGEVELYCVLSAEATAPDHPAHQYFADRYVVTRANLERSLREAAEDGHLRGGVDPAVHAPVVVAVMDGLQVQWLLDRDGSTPTDMPAALRAHLDTLLTHPLQP, encoded by the coding sequence GTGACCAGCACTCCCACGGCCGGGCAGGAGCCCCCGCGCGGCTACGCCAAGGGTCGCCTGCGGCGCGAGGAGATCCTCGACACCGCCCGCGCGCTCTTCGGCGAGGTCGGCTACCGCTCGGCCTCGTTGCGCGAGATCGCCGCGCGCTGCGGCATCTCCCACCCGGGCCTGCTGCACCACTTCCCCACCAAGGAGGCGCTGCTCGAGGCGGTGCTGCAGCGGCGCGACGCCGTCTCCGAGGAGCGCTTCGGCGTGGTCCGCGCCCGGGGCACCGAGGCGCTGCGGGCCCTGGTGGAGATCGTGGCCGCCAACGCCGCCGAACCCGGCGAGGTGGAGCTGTACTGCGTGCTGTCGGCGGAGGCCACGGCCCCCGACCACCCCGCCCACCAGTACTTCGCGGACCGCTACGTGGTCACCCGGGCGAACCTCGAGAGGTCGCTGCGGGAGGCCGCCGAGGACGGCCACCTCCGCGGCGGGGTGGACCCCGCGGTGCACGCCCCCGTCGTCGTCGCCGTGATGGACGGCCTGCAGGTCCAGTGGCTGCTCGACAGGGACGGGTCGACCCCCACCGACATGCCCGCCGCCCTGCGGGCCCACCTCGACACCCTCCTGACCCACCCCCTCCAACCGTGA
- a CDS encoding glycoside hydrolase family 3 C-terminal domain-containing protein, producing MTTTAAGSSASSHPGAALDPDAVLASLTLEEKASLLDGSDFWHTQGLPERGVPAVMVTDGPHGLRKQPTDGDHLGLGGSVPATCFPPAAGLASSWDVDLLQRVGTALGEECRAEGVAVLLGPGVNMKRTPLCGRNFEYFSEDPLLAGDLAAALVRGVQGQGVGTSLKHFAANNQETHRMSVSAEVDERTLREVYLTAFERVVRDAQPWTVMCSYNRINGVYASQDPWLLTQVLRDEWGFTGLVVSDWGAVDDRPTGVAAGLDLEMPSSSGASTAKVLAAVREGRLSEDDVDRAARRVLALVAKSQPGLADPRSYDAAAHHALAREAAQRSAVLLKNDPVPSPAGTSARLLPLDAAAAGVVAVVGEMARTPRYQGAGSSQVVPTQLDDALTALRGGLGGASEVRFAAGYPLEGSDSADAASDALTGEAVEAARGADVVLVFLGLPGSYESEGFDREHLDLPAEQLSLLEAVLAVNERVVVVLSNGSAVRLHPWADRVPALLEGWLLGQAGGSAVADLLLGVVSPSGKLAETLPLHLEDTPAFTGFPGEGGVVRYGEGVFIGYRWYDTRRAPVAFPFGHGLTYTTFGYADLSVEVTGSGADAGLRVALTVTNTGDRAAAEVVQVYVSDPQAEVARPDSELKAFARVELEPGQSRTVSFELDARALSYWSPVQRRWVVEGGAFEVRVGSSSRDVRLRETVHVTGEDLTPPVAVEAEISTWLEHPVAGPALREVLAREGGGFLGMLEDPTHGEMFRAIPLVRMSRFPGFPASEAELAEIAARAGA from the coding sequence ATGACCACCACCGCCGCTGGATCATCCGCCTCGTCGCACCCCGGCGCCGCCCTCGACCCGGACGCCGTGCTCGCCTCGCTCACCCTCGAGGAGAAGGCCTCCCTGCTCGACGGCTCCGACTTCTGGCACACCCAGGGCCTGCCCGAGCGCGGCGTGCCCGCGGTCATGGTCACCGACGGCCCCCACGGCCTGCGCAAGCAGCCGACCGACGGCGACCACCTGGGCCTGGGCGGCTCCGTGCCCGCCACCTGCTTCCCGCCCGCCGCGGGACTGGCCTCCTCCTGGGACGTCGACCTGCTGCAGCGCGTGGGCACCGCCCTGGGCGAGGAGTGCCGCGCCGAGGGCGTCGCCGTCCTCCTCGGGCCCGGCGTCAACATGAAGCGCACCCCGCTGTGCGGGCGGAACTTCGAGTACTTCTCCGAGGACCCCCTCCTCGCCGGCGACCTCGCCGCGGCCCTCGTGCGCGGAGTGCAGGGCCAGGGCGTCGGCACGTCGCTGAAGCACTTCGCCGCCAACAACCAGGAGACGCACCGCATGAGCGTCTCCGCCGAGGTGGACGAGCGGACGCTGCGCGAGGTCTACCTCACCGCCTTCGAGCGCGTGGTGCGCGACGCACAGCCGTGGACCGTCATGTGCTCCTACAACCGCATCAACGGCGTGTACGCCAGCCAGGACCCGTGGCTGCTCACGCAGGTGCTGCGCGACGAGTGGGGCTTCACCGGGCTCGTCGTCTCCGACTGGGGCGCCGTCGACGACCGCCCCACCGGCGTGGCCGCCGGGCTCGACCTGGAGATGCCCTCCTCATCGGGCGCCTCGACCGCGAAGGTGCTCGCCGCCGTGCGCGAGGGCCGCCTGTCCGAGGACGACGTCGACCGCGCCGCCCGCCGCGTGCTGGCGCTCGTGGCGAAGTCGCAGCCCGGCCTCGCCGACCCCCGCTCCTACGACGCCGCCGCCCACCACGCCCTCGCCCGCGAGGCCGCGCAGCGCAGCGCCGTGCTCCTCAAGAACGACCCCGTCCCCTCCCCGGCCGGGACGAGCGCCCGCCTGCTGCCGCTGGACGCGGCGGCGGCCGGCGTCGTCGCCGTCGTCGGGGAGATGGCCCGCACGCCGCGCTACCAGGGCGCCGGCAGCTCCCAGGTGGTGCCGACCCAGCTCGACGACGCGCTCACCGCGCTGCGCGGGGGCCTGGGGGGCGCCAGCGAGGTGCGGTTCGCCGCCGGGTACCCCCTCGAGGGGTCGGACAGCGCCGACGCCGCGTCCGACGCGCTCACCGGCGAGGCCGTCGAGGCGGCGCGCGGCGCCGACGTCGTCCTGGTGTTCCTGGGGCTGCCAGGCTCCTACGAGTCGGAGGGCTTCGACAGGGAGCACCTCGACCTGCCCGCCGAGCAGCTCTCCCTGCTCGAGGCCGTGCTCGCGGTGAACGAGCGCGTCGTCGTCGTCCTGTCCAACGGGTCCGCGGTGCGGCTGCACCCGTGGGCCGACCGCGTGCCGGCGCTGCTGGAGGGGTGGCTGCTGGGCCAGGCGGGGGGCTCTGCGGTGGCCGACCTGCTGCTGGGCGTCGTCAGCCCGAGCGGGAAGCTCGCCGAGACGCTGCCGCTGCACCTGGAGGACACCCCGGCGTTCACCGGCTTCCCCGGGGAGGGCGGCGTGGTCAGGTACGGCGAGGGCGTCTTCATCGGCTACCGCTGGTACGACACCCGCAGGGCGCCGGTGGCGTTCCCGTTCGGGCACGGCCTGACGTACACGACGTTCGGGTACGCCGACCTGTCGGTGGAGGTCACGGGCTCGGGCGCGGACGCCGGGCTGCGCGTCGCGCTGACGGTGACCAACACCGGTGACCGGGCGGCCGCCGAGGTCGTGCAGGTGTACGTGTCCGACCCCCAGGCCGAGGTGGCGCGACCGGACTCCGAGCTCAAGGCCTTCGCGCGCGTCGAGCTGGAGCCGGGACAGTCCCGGACGGTGTCGTTCGAGCTGGACGCCCGGGCCCTGTCGTACTGGAGCCCGGTGCAGCGTCGCTGGGTGGTGGAGGGCGGAGCGTTCGAGGTGCGCGTGGGATCCTCCTCGCGCGACGTGCGGCTGCGCGAGACCGTGCACGTGACCGGTGAGGACCTCACCCCGCCGGTGGCCGTCGAGGCCGAGATCAGCACCTGGCTGGAGCACCCCGTGGCAGGGCCCGCGCTGCGCGAGGTGCTGGCGCGCGAGGGCGGAGGCTTCCTCGGGATGCTCGAGGACCCGACGCACGGCGAGATGTTCCGCGCGATCCCGCTCGTGCGGATGTCGCGGTTCCCCGGCTTCCCCGCCAGTGAGGCGGAGCTGGCCGAGATCGCCGCGCGCGCCGGCGCCTGA
- a CDS encoding RNA polymerase sigma factor, whose protein sequence is MADSGVDDAQRRARFEALAGEVLEPLRRYLARRAGAAVADDAISDALLVLWRRLDDVPAPPEALPWAYGVARGCLANAERSARRQRLLAARVAVVDPPPQVTALHGEEGDDADRRDPGAVRVALAQLRPASAEVLRLWAWEELAPAQIAVVLGVTPNAVSIRLHRAKKELAEQLRKDGSGAGQVGAGGETR, encoded by the coding sequence GTGGCCGACAGCGGGGTCGACGACGCGCAGCGCCGCGCCCGCTTCGAGGCGCTCGCGGGCGAGGTGCTCGAGCCGCTGCGGCGCTACCTCGCCCGGCGCGCCGGCGCTGCCGTGGCCGACGACGCCATCTCCGACGCGCTCCTCGTGCTCTGGCGGCGCCTCGACGACGTGCCCGCCCCTCCCGAGGCCCTGCCGTGGGCCTACGGAGTGGCCCGCGGGTGCCTGGCCAACGCCGAGCGCTCCGCCCGGCGCCAGCGGCTGCTGGCGGCGCGGGTCGCCGTCGTCGACCCACCACCGCAGGTGACGGCGCTCCACGGTGAGGAGGGCGACGACGCCGACCGCCGCGACCCGGGTGCGGTGCGCGTCGCGCTCGCGCAGCTGCGACCGGCGTCGGCAGAGGTGCTGCGGCTGTGGGCGTGGGAGGAGCTGGCGCCCGCCCAGATCGCCGTGGTGCTCGGCGTGACGCCCAACGCTGTGAGCATCCGGCTGCACCGCGCCAAGAAGGAGCTCGCCGAACAGCTCCGAAAGGACGGCAGCGGTGCCGGACAGGTGGGGGCAGGAGGCGAGACGCGGTGA
- a CDS encoding metallopeptidase family protein — protein sequence MSEEEFEDAVADGLDALPEELTRMMSNVVVLVEDEPPEGEDEILGLYEGIPLTERDSGWDAGALPDRILVFRGPTLRACETREEVVDEVAVTVVHEVGHHFGISDERLHELGWA from the coding sequence ATGAGCGAGGAGGAGTTCGAGGACGCCGTCGCCGACGGCCTCGACGCCCTGCCGGAGGAGCTCACGCGCATGATGAGCAACGTCGTGGTGCTCGTCGAGGACGAGCCGCCCGAGGGCGAGGACGAGATCCTCGGCCTCTACGAGGGCATCCCGCTCACCGAGCGCGACTCCGGCTGGGACGCCGGCGCGCTGCCGGACCGGATCCTCGTCTTCCGCGGGCCGACGCTGCGCGCGTGCGAGACGCGCGAGGAGGTGGTCGACGAGGTGGCCGTCACCGTGGTGCACGAGGTCGGGCACCACTTCGGCATCAGCGACGAGCGCCTCCACGAGCTCGGCTGGGCCTGA